One genomic window of Medicago truncatula cultivar Jemalong A17 chromosome 1, MtrunA17r5.0-ANR, whole genome shotgun sequence includes the following:
- the LOC11406437 gene encoding uncharacterized protein isoform X1: MENESSAPNSHDSICPICLGPFIQPSYLDHCLHQFCFNCILRWIKVVSGKHYHTPPPSSSVKCPLCKTDNFSIIHGVDGTCFQRHYINTNLQDDCFVLSRAHRYRLQCYYTQQGCVEDIFNVLQYWKSRKYNQQNNWLQTWLRREIQALTQEEDVDIIVHHIFGVVKTSWTGEQKSHIKEPEKKQEEFMMSVSEAARPFLGARTDRFVYEIQLFLASGLNIEAYDAVYIQRLGWSSPGENTEVSQNELVDRTTVIPYLYIFDDDSDGTE, encoded by the exons ATGGAAAATGAATCATCGGCTCCCAATTCGCATGATTCCATCTGCCCAATCTGCCTTGGACCCTTCATTCAACCTTCCTACCTCGATCACTGTTTACACCAATTTTGCTTCAATTGCATTTTACGCTGGATCAAAGTTGTTTCTGGAAAACACTACCATACTCCTCCACCTTCTTCTTCTGTTAAATGCCCCCTTTGTAAG ACAGATAATTTTTCTATCATACATGGAGTAGATGGTACTTGCTTTCAACGCCATTATATAAATACCAATCTTCAAGATGATTG TTTTGTTTTGTCAAGAGCACACAGATATAGATTACAATGCTATTATACTCAACAAG GTTGCGTGGAAGATATATTCAATGTATTACAATATTGGAAATCTCGTAAGTATAATCAGCAAAACAACTGGCTTCAAACTTGGTTAAGACGGGAAATTCAAGCTCTTACCCAG GAGGAGGATGTTGACATCATTGTGCACCATATATTTGGTGTGGTCAAAACATCATGGACAGG AGAGCAGAAGTCTCACATAAAAGAACCTGAAAAGAAACAGGAGGAGTTCATGATGTCAGTCTCTGAAGCAGCTAGGCCTTTCCTGGGAGCAAGAACCGACAGATTTGTGTATGAGATTCAACTATTTCTTGCTTCGGGATTGAATATTGAAGCTTATGATGCGGTTTATATTCAACGATTAGGATGGAGCTCACCCGGGGAAAACACTGAAGTTTCTCAAAATGAGTTGGTTGATCGCACTACTGTGATTCCATACCTGTACATATTTGATGATGACTCTGATGGAACTGAGTAG
- the LOC11406437 gene encoding uncharacterized protein isoform X2: protein MNHRLPIRMIPSAQSALDPSFNLPTSITVYTNFASIAFYAGSKLFLENTTILLHLLLLLNAPFTDNFSIIHGVDGTCFQRHYINTNLQDDCFVLSRAHRYRLQCYYTQQGCVEDIFNVLQYWKSRKYNQQNNWLQTWLRREIQALTQEEDVDIIVHHIFGVVKTSWTGEQKSHIKEPEKKQEEFMMSVSEAARPFLGARTDRFVYEIQLFLASGLNIEAYDAVYIQRLGWSSPGENTEVSQNELVDRTTVIPYLYIFDDDSDGTE from the exons ATGAATCATCGGCTCCCAATTCGCATGATTCCATCTGCCCAATCTGCCTTGGACCCTTCATTCAACCTTCCTACCTCGATCACTGTTTACACCAATTTTGCTTCAATTGCATTTTACGCTGGATCAAAGTTGTTTCTGGAAAACACTACCATACTCCTCCACCTTCTTCTTCTGTTAAATGCCCCCTTT ACAGATAATTTTTCTATCATACATGGAGTAGATGGTACTTGCTTTCAACGCCATTATATAAATACCAATCTTCAAGATGATTG TTTTGTTTTGTCAAGAGCACACAGATATAGATTACAATGCTATTATACTCAACAAG GTTGCGTGGAAGATATATTCAATGTATTACAATATTGGAAATCTCGTAAGTATAATCAGCAAAACAACTGGCTTCAAACTTGGTTAAGACGGGAAATTCAAGCTCTTACCCAG GAGGAGGATGTTGACATCATTGTGCACCATATATTTGGTGTGGTCAAAACATCATGGACAGG AGAGCAGAAGTCTCACATAAAAGAACCTGAAAAGAAACAGGAGGAGTTCATGATGTCAGTCTCTGAAGCAGCTAGGCCTTTCCTGGGAGCAAGAACCGACAGATTTGTGTATGAGATTCAACTATTTCTTGCTTCGGGATTGAATATTGAAGCTTATGATGCGGTTTATATTCAACGATTAGGATGGAGCTCACCCGGGGAAAACACTGAAGTTTCTCAAAATGAGTTGGTTGATCGCACTACTGTGATTCCATACCTGTACATATTTGATGATGACTCTGATGGAACTGAGTAG